The following proteins are encoded in a genomic region of Nocardioides renjunii:
- a CDS encoding HAD family hydrolase: protein MTSTLAAVLWDMDGTLIDSEPIWIAQQFVLAEQHGGTWSTEQGLALVGADMHDTAVAMQAVGVELESAELVATLERAVIDSLRETVPWRPGVRELLAALRRQGIPCAIATTSSHEMATLVADAAPDGAISVVVGSEDVAQTKPSPEPYLRAAELLGVRIEQCVAVEDSPNGLASALASGAATIAVPNDAVLPAAGAFATWPTLEGRTVADLAALLG, encoded by the coding sequence GTGACCAGCACCCTCGCGGCCGTTCTGTGGGACATGGACGGCACGCTCATCGACAGCGAGCCGATCTGGATCGCGCAGCAGTTCGTCCTGGCGGAGCAGCACGGCGGAACGTGGTCGACCGAGCAGGGGCTGGCGCTGGTGGGTGCGGACATGCACGACACCGCGGTGGCGATGCAGGCCGTGGGCGTCGAGCTGGAGTCGGCTGAGCTGGTCGCGACGCTGGAACGCGCGGTCATCGACTCGCTGCGCGAGACCGTGCCGTGGCGCCCGGGCGTGCGTGAGCTGCTCGCGGCGTTGCGGCGCCAGGGGATCCCGTGTGCCATCGCCACCACCTCCTCCCACGAGATGGCGACACTGGTCGCGGATGCCGCGCCGGACGGCGCGATCAGTGTGGTCGTCGGGTCCGAGGACGTCGCCCAGACCAAGCCCTCGCCCGAGCCGTACCTCCGAGCGGCCGAGCTGCTCGGCGTACGCATCGAGCAGTGCGTGGCGGTCGAGGACTCACCCAACGGGCTCGCGTCGGCACTGGCGTCGGGCGCCGCGACGATCGCGGTACCGAACGATGCGGTGCTGCCCGCAGCCGGCGCCTTCGCCACCTGGCCGACCCTCGAGGGCCGCACCGTCGCGGACCTCGCAGCGCTCCTGGGGTGA
- a CDS encoding carotenoid oxygenase family protein yields MTAATYLDGNFAPVATEVTAADLEVTGAVPPGLAGRYIRTGPNPFAAEADTYHWFAGDGMVHGVDLHGGRPRWYRNRWVRSPEASAHLGGSPVPRADGGWYPGSGNTNVFAHAGRILAVTEGSLPYELTGDLDTVATRNFGGPLPGGINAHPKFDPSTGEMHVMSYGFDSPALRYHVVDPSGELVSTVDIDLPAPVMLHDMGLTASRVVLFDLPVVFDLELALQGVSLPFRWRPDNGARVGVLPRAGTASDVVWIDVEPCFVYHPLNAFDAGDQVIIDLVVHDHAFAEDGEPLSDRPRLERWTIDPQARKVLTETIDDRGTEFPRGDERLTGLRHRYGYTIGASSVRDLGALGDDPRTAVRKHDLVGGTNVEMDLGPGRIASEMVFVPADSAAGEDDGWLMGYVYDAARGASDLVIIDAHDFGHPVAAVHLPVRVPQGFHGNWIPDSALA; encoded by the coding sequence ATGACTGCAGCGACGTACCTCGACGGCAACTTCGCGCCGGTGGCCACCGAGGTGACTGCGGCGGATCTCGAGGTCACGGGCGCCGTCCCGCCGGGCCTGGCGGGCAGGTACATCCGCACCGGACCCAACCCGTTCGCAGCCGAGGCCGACACGTACCACTGGTTCGCGGGCGACGGGATGGTGCACGGCGTGGACCTGCACGGCGGGCGGCCCCGCTGGTACCGCAACCGCTGGGTGCGCAGCCCCGAGGCCAGCGCGCACCTCGGTGGGTCCCCCGTGCCCCGCGCGGACGGCGGGTGGTACCCCGGCTCGGGCAACACCAACGTCTTCGCCCACGCCGGCCGGATCCTGGCCGTGACCGAGGGGTCGCTGCCCTACGAGCTGACGGGCGACCTCGACACGGTCGCCACGCGCAACTTCGGCGGCCCCCTTCCCGGTGGCATCAACGCCCACCCCAAGTTCGACCCGAGCACCGGCGAGATGCACGTGATGAGCTACGGCTTCGACAGCCCCGCGTTGCGCTACCACGTGGTCGACCCCTCCGGGGAGCTCGTCAGCACGGTCGACATCGACCTCCCCGCCCCGGTCATGCTCCACGACATGGGCCTGACAGCGTCCCGGGTCGTGCTCTTCGACCTGCCTGTCGTCTTCGACCTGGAGCTTGCCCTGCAGGGGGTCTCCCTGCCCTTCCGATGGCGACCCGACAACGGCGCCCGGGTCGGCGTCCTGCCCCGCGCCGGCACCGCGTCCGACGTCGTGTGGATCGACGTCGAGCCGTGCTTCGTCTACCACCCCCTCAACGCCTTCGACGCCGGCGACCAGGTGATCATCGACCTGGTGGTGCACGACCACGCCTTCGCCGAGGACGGAGAGCCCCTGTCCGACCGCCCGCGCCTGGAGCGCTGGACGATCGACCCGCAGGCACGCAAGGTCCTCACCGAGACGATCGACGACCGCGGCACGGAGTTCCCCCGCGGGGACGAACGTCTCACCGGCCTCCGCCACCGCTACGGCTACACGATCGGTGCGTCCTCGGTGCGCGACCTCGGCGCCCTCGGCGACGACCCCCGGACAGCTGTCCGCAAGCACGACCTCGTCGGCGGCACCAACGTCGAGATGGATCTGGGCCCCGGCCGCATCGCCAGCGAGATGGTGTTCGTCCCGGCCGACAGCGCGGCTGGCGAGGACGACGGGTGGCTCATGGGCTACGTGTACGACGCCGCGCGCGGCGCCAGCGACCTGGTGATCATCGACGCCCACGACTTCGGGCATCCGGTGGCGGCGGTCCACCTGCCGGTGCGGGTGCCGCAGGGGTTCCACGGGAACTGGATCCCCGACTCCGCCCTCGCCTGA
- a CDS encoding CHAP domain-containing protein — protein MPQQPHESQPSQPLRAALPAIQRAVRRAGRATKLVTGVLALLLLVTPTTADRISLTTSTYLCSGYAGCEAAGLGHAGYRQAGSKAYWRMYVGHNCTNYVAYRLIQSGMPDVRPWEGSGNASNWGTAMASITDQTPTVGSVAWYKSNVAPAGGNGHVAYVEQVISDSEIIVSEDYWGGDFHWRRVTRTGGGWPSGFIHFNDRVVAPTTAPAIVGTPAVGAPLEVVPGSWSPTPTSINVRWLADGAAIPGATASGYVPTPDVKGKALTAEVTAQLDGYTAGQASLATAPVAPGVFQRTAEATIQGVAEVGQTLTLTPSSWAPQPAKVTTQWYADGVAVDGATGPSIVLTRDHIDRRISARIQASASGYRKSSSRAAETTPVLAKPVVITSPSRVKGAPEVGRKLVAQVGSLKPTDATATYRWFRDGQPIAGTTKPTYTVRRADLGRALSVRITLSRRHFRATTESVAVAPVTTVPEVEVRSDATKKRVALDIRVKAPGAPKPDGAISVSVGKRTVEAQVVGGRARVVVRDVRAGTKPLVVRYAGTDVVQPVVARSSVTVPQRR, from the coding sequence GTGCCCCAACAGCCTCACGAGTCACAGCCGTCACAGCCCCTCCGTGCCGCCCTGCCGGCGATCCAGCGGGCCGTTCGACGTGCCGGTCGTGCGACCAAGCTGGTCACCGGTGTCCTGGCGCTCCTCCTGCTCGTCACGCCCACCACCGCTGACCGGATCAGCCTCACCACGTCGACCTACCTGTGCTCCGGGTACGCCGGCTGCGAGGCCGCCGGCTTGGGCCACGCCGGCTACCGGCAGGCCGGGTCGAAGGCCTACTGGCGCATGTACGTCGGGCACAACTGCACCAACTACGTGGCCTACCGGCTGATCCAGTCCGGCATGCCGGACGTCCGGCCCTGGGAGGGCAGCGGCAACGCCTCGAACTGGGGCACGGCGATGGCCAGCATCACCGACCAGACGCCGACGGTCGGGTCCGTCGCCTGGTACAAGTCGAACGTGGCTCCGGCGGGCGGCAACGGCCACGTCGCGTACGTCGAGCAGGTCATCTCCGACTCCGAGATCATCGTCTCGGAGGACTACTGGGGCGGCGACTTCCACTGGCGGCGCGTGACCAGGACCGGTGGGGGCTGGCCCTCGGGGTTCATCCACTTCAACGACCGCGTCGTCGCGCCGACGACCGCTCCGGCGATCGTCGGGACACCTGCGGTCGGTGCGCCGCTCGAGGTGGTGCCCGGCTCGTGGTCACCCACGCCCACCAGCATCAACGTCCGCTGGCTCGCCGACGGTGCCGCCATCCCCGGCGCCACGGCCTCCGGCTACGTCCCGACGCCCGACGTGAAGGGCAAGGCCCTGACCGCCGAGGTGACGGCCCAGCTCGACGGCTATACCGCCGGCCAGGCCAGCCTCGCGACCGCTCCCGTCGCCCCCGGGGTGTTCCAGCGCACCGCAGAGGCGACGATCCAGGGGGTCGCCGAGGTCGGTCAGACCCTGACGCTCACTCCCTCGTCGTGGGCGCCGCAACCCGCCAAGGTCACGACCCAGTGGTACGCCGACGGGGTCGCCGTCGACGGAGCCACCGGTCCATCCATCGTCCTCACCCGGGACCACATCGACCGGCGGATCAGCGCACGCATCCAGGCGAGCGCGAGCGGCTACCGGAAGTCGAGCTCCCGAGCGGCCGAGACCACGCCCGTCCTCGCCAAGCCCGTCGTGATCACGAGCCCGTCCCGGGTGAAGGGCGCGCCCGAGGTGGGGCGCAAGCTCGTCGCCCAGGTCGGGAGCCTGAAGCCCACGGACGCCACGGCGACGTACCGCTGGTTCCGGGACGGCCAACCGATCGCCGGGACCACGAAGCCCACCTACACCGTGCGCCGCGCCGACCTCGGCCGCGCGCTGTCGGTCCGGATCACCCTGTCCCGCCGGCACTTCCGCGCCACCACGGAGTCCGTCGCCGTCGCGCCCGTCACGACGGTGCCCGAGGTCGAGGTGCGCTCCGACGCCACCAAGAAGCGCGTCGCCCTCGACATCCGCGTCAAGGCGCCCGGTGCGCCGAAGCCTGACGGGGCCATCAGCGTCAGCGTGGGCAAGCGCACGGTCGAGGCCCAGGTCGTCGGTGGCCGGGCGCGGGTCGTCGTGCGCGACGTCCGAGCGGGAACGAAGCCCCTCGTCGTGCGCTACGCGGGCACCGACGTCGTGCAGCCGGTGGTCGCGCGGTCCAGCGTCACGGTGCCGCAGCGGCGCTGA
- a CDS encoding GtrA family protein — protein MGAESSTGSPATWRSILVQLVVFACVGGAFNVLYGLLYLVLREQLSAQPANALALVLSTIAGTFGHRYITFGVRGTERTVQHQVLGLALLGFSLGVTAGSLWVLETTVARPSRAQELAVLIAANLGTGLVRFFVFRVAMVTRRRPTDAVSAAAAP, from the coding sequence GTGGGCGCTGAGTCCTCGACCGGCTCGCCGGCCACGTGGCGGTCGATCCTCGTGCAGCTGGTCGTCTTCGCCTGTGTCGGCGGGGCGTTCAACGTGCTCTACGGACTGCTCTACCTCGTCCTTCGCGAGCAGCTCAGCGCGCAGCCGGCGAACGCTCTCGCGCTCGTCCTGTCCACGATCGCCGGGACGTTCGGGCACCGCTACATCACGTTCGGCGTTCGCGGCACCGAACGGACCGTGCAGCACCAGGTGCTCGGGCTCGCACTGCTCGGCTTCAGCCTGGGCGTGACCGCCGGCTCCCTGTGGGTGCTGGAGACCACCGTCGCCCGGCCGTCGCGGGCCCAGGAGCTGGCGGTGCTGATCGCAGCCAACCTGGGCACGGGCCTCGTGCGGTTCTTCGTGTTCCGGGTGGCGATGGTGACCCGGCGGCGTCCGACGGACGCGGTCAGCGCCGCTGCGGCACCGTGA